One genomic window of Glycine max cultivar Williams 82 chromosome 16, Glycine_max_v4.0, whole genome shotgun sequence includes the following:
- the LOC102665340 gene encoding uncharacterized protein, whose amino-acid sequence MEWSSNSATKAYLDTLQLCNNHKRQYGTWRIQNPGSNEFLSALAAGMKAKLIVEVTSCVSLTTLALAAAARPTGGRVVCILPESILNDSQQVINNSGLKDQVEFRTEDPSKLLPFYENIDFFLVDCKDNENYARLLNLVDVNLTRSIVVAKNMVGGDGDKKGIRWCLRGKDEKLEVRSLKHPLGNGMEVTRISKSDNTNNMRFGVKGDYSKKRRKSSWIAKFDEESGEEHIYRVPQVDWFWS is encoded by the exons ATGGAATGGTCTTCAAACTCTGCCACAAAGGCGTACCTTGATACCCTTCAACTG TGTAACAATCACAAAAGACAATACGGCACATGGAGAATTCAAAATCCAGGAAGCAATGAATTTTTATCAGCATTAGCAGCAGGAATGAAAGCAAAACTCATAGTGGAAGTGACGTCCTGCGTATCGCTAACCACCTTAGCCCTTGCAGCTGCTGCAAGACCAACCGGAGGCAGAGTGGTGTGTATTCTACCCGAGTCAATCCTTAATGATTCACAACAAGTTATCAACAACTCAGGGCTTAAAGACCAAGTTGAATTTAGAACTGAAGACCCCTCCAAGCTACTACCCTTCTATGAGAACATTGATTTCTTTCTTGTTGATTGCAAGGATAATGAAAACTATGCAAGGTTGCTCAACTTGGTAGATGTTAACCTCACAAGATCAATAGTGGTCGCAAAGAACATGGTTGGTGGTGATGGTGACAAAAAAGGAATAAGATGGTGCCTAAGAGGAAAGGATGAGAAATTAGAAGTAAGATCTCTAAAGCATCCTTTAGGGAATGGCATGGAAGTTACTAGGATTAGCAAGAGTGATAACACTAATAATATGAGATTTGGTGTTAAAGGAGATTATAGcaagaaaaggagaaagagcTCATGGATTGCCAAATTTGATGAGGAGAGTGGTGAGGAACATATATACAGGGTGCCTCAGGTTGATTGGTTCTGGAGTTAA